The following are encoded in a window of Microtus ochrogaster isolate Prairie Vole_2 linkage group LG7_11, MicOch1.0, whole genome shotgun sequence genomic DNA:
- the Tcim gene encoding transcriptional and immune response regulator, with translation MKAKRSHQATSMSSSLRVSPSIHGYHFDTASRKKAVGNIFENIDQQSLQRLFRNSGDKKAEERAKIILAIDQDLEEKTRALMALKKRTKDKLLQFLRLRKYSIKVH, from the coding sequence ATGAAAGCAAAGAGAAGCCACCAAGCCACCAGCATGTCCTCGTCTCTCCGAGTAAGCCCGTCCATCCACGGCTACCACTTTGACACGGCCTCTCGCAAGAAAGCTGTGGGCAACATCTTTGAAAACATAGACCAGCAGTCCCTGCAGAGGCTCTTCAGGAACTCTGGAGACAAGAAGGCAGAGGAGCGGGCCAAGATCATTCTTGCCATCGATCAAGACTTGGAGGAGAAAACACGAGCTCTCATGGCCCTGAAGAAGAGGACCAAAGACAAGCTTCTCCAGTTCCTCAGACTGCGGAAATATTCCATCAAGGTGCACTGA